One genomic window of Desulfatiglans sp. includes the following:
- a CDS encoding GTP cyclohydrolase I FolE2, translating into MEDIQSHKDHRNIDIDQVGVKDIRYPITVLDKNNGKQLTVANINMYVNLPRQYKGTHMSRFVEVLNEHSKLISLQNFSEILLEVKTRLNAESAHMEITFPYFINKMAPVTGSEGLMEYNCCFRGIMDKGLDIVTIINVPISTLCPCSKEISDFGAHNQRGIVTLKVRFKKFIWIEDLIKLVEETASSEVYSVLKREDEKYVTEKAYQNPKFVEDIVRDIALKLNNDPNITWFAVESENFESIHNHNAYAYIEKHKD; encoded by the coding sequence ATGGAAGACATACAGAGTCACAAAGACCATAGAAATATAGATATTGACCAGGTTGGGGTAAAGGATATCAGGTACCCCATTACAGTTCTTGATAAAAACAACGGAAAGCAGCTGACCGTCGCCAATATTAACATGTACGTGAATCTCCCCAGGCAGTACAAGGGTACACATATGAGCCGTTTTGTTGAGGTACTGAATGAGCACAGCAAGCTGATCTCGCTCCAGAACTTTTCTGAGATCCTCCTGGAGGTAAAGACAAGGCTTAACGCTGAAAGCGCCCATATGGAAATCACATTTCCCTATTTTATCAACAAGATGGCGCCTGTTACCGGAAGCGAGGGACTCATGGAATATAACTGCTGCTTCAGGGGAATTATGGACAAAGGGCTTGATATTGTTACCATAATAAATGTGCCTATCTCCACCCTCTGCCCATGCTCAAAGGAGATTAGCGATTTTGGTGCACATAACCAGAGGGGGATCGTAACCCTTAAGGTAAGGTTTAAAAAGTTTATCTGGATAGAAGACCTTATTAAGCTCGTGGAAGAGACCGCATCAAGCGAGGTATATTCTGTGCTGAAAAGGGAGGATGAAAAGTATGTTACTGAAAAGGCATACCAGAACCCGAAGTTTGTTGAGGATATTGTCAGGGACATTGCCTTGAAACTTAATAATGATCCAAATATTACGTGGTTTGCGGTGGAGTCAGAAAACTTTGAATCTATCCATAACCACAATGCATATGCATATATAGAAAAACACAAGGACTAA
- a CDS encoding IMP cyclohydrolase, translated as MSDDLKKMYKTVMDDHFPPEITISFGGQTLFYRKRTWRIQDEDSGELIEKGLRYGENPGQEAAMYELTNGNLLLGGCKFIEPGKGLISAITEEDMIQSGKHPGKTNLTDIDNALNIMKYLTLNPAAVIVKHNNPCGVAYGPSLSEAFYRANMADRVAAFGGCAVFNRPIDMATANLLSDIYVEVVAAPDFEEGTIPVLAKRKNLRIIKISRISDLEYFKENRFVDFKSLIDGGLMVQQSPINIIRSAADFKPATVEYKGKVYTIEKKPGESDYADMLFGWQVEQGVTSNSVIYVKDGVTVGIGTGEQDRVGVAEIAVMKAYTKYADALCFKQHGIPYKDMELKVKKGEADSDIITDIDLETMEAKGGLTGSTMVSDAFFPFRDGVDVGLEQGITAIVQPGGSMRDFEVIEACNEANPQVTMVFTGQRAFKH; from the coding sequence ATGTCAGATGACCTAAAAAAAATGTACAAAACAGTAATGGATGACCACTTTCCCCCTGAGATAACCATCTCCTTTGGGGGGCAGACCCTTTTCTACAGGAAAAGGACATGGCGGATCCAGGACGAAGATAGTGGCGAGCTTATAGAAAAGGGGCTAAGGTATGGTGAAAACCCTGGCCAGGAGGCGGCCATGTATGAGCTTACCAACGGGAACCTTTTACTGGGCGGCTGCAAGTTTATTGAACCGGGAAAGGGGTTGATATCAGCCATTACAGAAGAGGATATGATTCAATCAGGAAAGCATCCGGGAAAGACCAACCTTACAGATATAGATAATGCCCTGAACATCATGAAGTATCTTACCCTTAATCCTGCTGCCGTTATAGTAAAGCATAACAACCCCTGCGGTGTTGCATATGGTCCCAGCCTTTCAGAGGCATTCTACCGCGCTAACATGGCAGACAGGGTAGCTGCATTTGGCGGCTGTGCTGTATTTAACAGGCCGATTGACATGGCAACGGCAAATCTTTTATCCGACATATATGTTGAAGTGGTTGCTGCCCCTGATTTTGAAGAGGGCACTATCCCGGTTCTGGCAAAACGTAAAAACCTGCGCATAATAAAGATCAGTAGGATCAGCGACCTTGAGTATTTCAAGGAGAACAGGTTTGTAGATTTCAAGAGCCTTATTGATGGCGGCCTTATGGTACAGCAGTCACCCATCAACATTATAAGGAGCGCTGCCGATTTTAAGCCCGCTACCGTTGAATACAAGGGCAAGGTCTACACCATAGAAAAAAAACCAGGTGAATCAGATTATGCTGACATGCTCTTTGGTTGGCAGGTGGAGCAGGGGGTTACATCCAATTCGGTTATCTATGTAAAGGATGGTGTGACTGTCGGCATAGGCACAGGCGAACAGGACCGCGTGGGCGTTGCAGAGATAGCAGTCATGAAGGCATACACCAAGTATGCTGATGCCCTCTGTTTTAAGCAACACGGCATTCCATATAAAGATATGGAGTTGAAGGTAAAAAAAGGTGAAGCAGATAGTGACATTATTACAGATATTGACCTTGAGACAATGGAGGCCAAGGGTGGGTTAACAGGCTCCACCATGGTCTCTGACGCATTTTTCCCATTCAGGGATGGTGTGGATGTAGGTTTAGAGCAGGGGATCACAGCCATTGTGCAGCCGGGTGGTTCCATGAGGGACTTTGAGGTAATCGAAGCCTGTAACGAAGCAAACCCTCAGGTAACAATGGTCTTTACAGGCCAGCGGGCGTTTAAGCATTAA
- the mobB gene encoding molybdopterin-guanine dinucleotide biosynthesis protein B produces MLIINDTSIPPAVIIAGWSGSGKTTLVEKLLPLLKKRNLKVGTVKHHHAALEIDKEGKDTYRHRRAGADRTIISSPDSIVMMMGSDHDPLLDELLPFMQGMDIVIVEGYKRENRPKIEIFRSAVHEKPRFIHDPDLIAVASDTKLDLSVPVFDLDNPEGLADFICEYFNLPLKP; encoded by the coding sequence TTGCTTATCATAAATGATACATCTATTCCTCCTGCAGTAATAATTGCAGGGTGGTCTGGTTCAGGAAAGACGACCCTTGTAGAAAAACTCCTGCCACTCTTAAAGAAAAGGAATCTTAAGGTGGGCACAGTGAAACATCACCATGCTGCCCTTGAAATAGATAAAGAGGGGAAAGACACCTATCGCCACAGGAGGGCGGGCGCAGACAGGACGATCATCTCATCCCCTGACTCTATTGTCATGATGATGGGATCTGATCATGACCCCCTGCTTGATGAACTCCTCCCATTTATGCAGGGCATGGATATTGTAATTGTTGAAGGGTATAAGAGGGAAAATCGGCCCAAGATAGAGATCTTCAGGTCAGCTGTCCATGAAAAACCGAGGTTTATTCATGACCCTGACCTGATTGCAGTTGCCTCAGATACAAAACTTGATCTCAGTGTCCCGGTCTTTGACCTTGATAACCCTGAAGGTCTTGCAGATTTTATTTGTGAGTATTTTAATCTGCCCCTTAAACCTTAA
- a CDS encoding LysR family transcriptional regulator: protein MVELKLLSKQWVVDENNNIIIGEGRKKILETIEKTGSLNQTAKVMKMSYKGVWSKIKTTEGYLKSRIVDTDRKMGSKLTEEGKELLKKYNQLKKACLDADDHIFSEIFEKKKE, encoded by the coding sequence ATGGTGGAACTAAAACTGCTTTCAAAGCAATGGGTTGTTGACGAAAACAATAACATCATTATTGGTGAAGGAAGAAAGAAGATCCTTGAGACAATCGAAAAGACAGGGTCTCTTAACCAGACAGCAAAGGTTATGAAGATGTCCTACAAGGGGGTCTGGAGCAAGATAAAGACTACAGAAGGATATTTGAAGTCGCGGATTGTAGATACTGACAGAAAGATGGGTTCCAAGCTTACCGAAGAGGGTAAAGAGCTGTTAAAAAAATACAACCAGCTTAAAAAAGCATGCCTTGATGCTGATGACCACATCTTCAGTGAAATCTTTGAAAAGAAGAAAGAATGA
- a CDS encoding molybdopterin biosynthesis protein, whose product MKRNVYLDLKTLKDAREIFFKRWESRKSLPEIIDVDHSLGRVTAEPVFARLSAPSYHAAAMDGIAVRAEDTYDTTEKNPKTLKIGKDALWSNTGQPLPKDYNAIIMVEKLHQIDEETIEIMSPAYPWQNIRKVGEDIVATQLLLPQNHMIRPYDMGALISAGIIRISVRRRPVVTIIPTGTELVSLRDIGENMDSLSEGQIIESNSVTLSALVAESHGIPVVKGIIPDNMESIRNALISASESEADMIIINAGSSAGSKDYTAGIIAELGIVHVHGVAMMPGKPTILGEINDKPVIGNPGYTVSAVLSFDQFVKPLLHSMQDIRLKNRKTIAVQPSRNIPSKLGTEEFLRVNIGSVGGKMVATPLPRAAGSVTTLTRAEGIIRIPALSEGITQEEEVEAELLVDDEELKNTIVIIGSHDITLDIISDEIRKEGKDIRVSSGNVGSLGGLMAIKKGVCHLGGSHLLDEETGEYNLSYIRKYLKGIKVSLFHLVMRDQGLIVKKGNPKGIKGVEDLLREDISFMNRQAGSGTRILFDYKLKQSGYAPSQIKGYDHEEYTHMAVAVDVLSGAADCGMGIYAAAKALDLEFIPIVREQYDLIIPSEHLKNQNIAELIKTIGTDSFRKRVTGLGGYDPSKSGDLWVELG is encoded by the coding sequence GCAATGGACGGTATTGCAGTAAGGGCAGAAGATACATACGACACCACAGAAAAAAATCCGAAAACACTTAAGATCGGGAAGGATGCCCTCTGGAGCAATACAGGGCAGCCCCTGCCTAAAGATTACAATGCCATAATAATGGTGGAAAAGCTGCATCAGATAGATGAAGAGACCATTGAAATCATGTCCCCTGCATACCCCTGGCAGAATATACGCAAGGTGGGTGAGGATATTGTGGCAACACAGCTTCTTTTGCCACAGAATCACATGATAAGACCCTATGACATGGGTGCCCTTATTTCAGCAGGTATCATCCGCATATCGGTAAGACGAAGGCCTGTGGTAACCATAATCCCTACAGGGACAGAGCTTGTAAGTCTCAGGGATATAGGGGAGAATATGGATTCCCTTTCCGAGGGCCAGATAATAGAGTCCAACTCGGTTACTCTCTCCGCTCTTGTAGCAGAAAGCCACGGCATCCCGGTCGTAAAGGGTATCATCCCGGACAATATGGAGTCCATACGCAATGCGCTTATCAGCGCCTCAGAATCCGAGGCTGATATGATCATAATCAATGCAGGGTCATCAGCAGGCAGCAAGGATTATACAGCGGGCATCATAGCAGAGCTGGGCATAGTGCATGTACATGGCGTGGCCATGATGCCTGGAAAGCCCACTATCCTTGGTGAAATCAATGACAAGCCTGTTATAGGAAACCCCGGGTATACAGTGTCAGCGGTGCTCTCATTTGATCAGTTTGTAAAACCACTTTTACACAGCATGCAGGATATCAGGCTAAAGAATAGAAAGACCATAGCCGTGCAACCGTCACGTAATATCCCTTCTAAACTTGGCACAGAGGAGTTCTTAAGGGTTAATATAGGCAGTGTCGGAGGCAAGATGGTGGCAACACCCCTTCCAAGGGCAGCAGGGTCAGTAACTACACTTACAAGGGCCGAGGGCATTATAAGGATACCGGCCCTGTCCGAAGGGATCACCCAGGAAGAGGAGGTGGAGGCTGAACTCTTAGTTGATGATGAGGAGCTGAAAAACACCATTGTTATTATAGGGAGTCATGACATAACCCTTGATATTATCTCCGATGAGATAAGAAAGGAAGGAAAGGATATAAGGGTCTCTTCCGGTAACGTGGGTAGCCTCGGTGGGCTCATGGCAATAAAAAAGGGGGTATGTCACCTGGGCGGTTCGCATCTCCTTGATGAGGAGACCGGGGAGTATAACCTTTCATATATCAGGAAATATCTCAAAGGCATAAAAGTGAGTCTGTTTCACCTTGTCATGAGGGATCAGGGGCTGATCGTTAAAAAGGGTAACCCGAAGGGCATAAAGGGCGTAGAAGATCTATTAAGAGAGGATATCTCCTTTATGAACAGGCAGGCAGGTTCAGGCACCCGCATTCTTTTTGATTATAAGCTTAAACAATCAGGGTATGCACCTTCACAGATAAAGGGATATGACCATGAGGAGTATACCCATATGGCTGTTGCAGTGGATGTTTTAAGCGGTGCTGCTGACTGTGGCATGGGTATATATGCAGCGGCAAAGGCCCTGGATCTGGAGTTCATACCGATTGTGAGAGAGCAGTATGATCTTATAATCCCCTCTGAGCACCTTAAGAATCAAAATATTGCGGAGCTTATTAAAACAATAGGGACTGATAGTTTTAGAAAAAGGGTAACAGGGCTTGGCGGATACGACCCCTCTAAAAGCGGAGATCTCTGGGTTGAGCTGGGGTAA